A genomic window from uncultured Fibrobacter sp. includes:
- a CDS encoding GDSL-type esterase/lipase family protein translates to MFGKKMIGFAAVAALVGGLAIETFATNVACVGNSITEGYGIDWGEKKYPDHLQELLQPGDSAANFGTSGKMFYKESGESYWVQGKIKEALAFPADIVVIELGTNDSKLFYYTYYNVTVDMLKPSYEDLLDTFAHLPTHPEIYATLQPYSNNESWGIMDSTIVKYINPLIKETAIEKGVNIIDLHSLFQTPEWFLDDSVHPNATGAQELAKIVNKYITLAKPTLKQEQATLQVNGDSFGVRWYKDGKLIEGAADKPLALTETGTYRALVKVESDNDSWILSEEFEVKDLSSDPTGIKPTRQTSQPKTRKLHHKVDVKGRVVDGKKSY, encoded by the coding sequence ATGTTTGGGAAAAAAATGATTGGATTTGCGGCCGTCGCGGCCCTCGTGGGAGGACTCGCGATTGAAACCTTCGCCACAAACGTGGCCTGCGTAGGCAATAGCATCACTGAAGGCTACGGAATCGACTGGGGCGAAAAGAAATACCCCGACCACCTGCAGGAACTTTTACAGCCGGGAGACTCCGCCGCAAACTTCGGCACCTCGGGTAAGATGTTCTACAAGGAAAGCGGAGAGTCTTACTGGGTGCAGGGCAAGATCAAGGAAGCTCTCGCCTTCCCCGCAGACATCGTGGTGATTGAACTCGGCACGAACGACAGCAAGCTTTTCTACTACACCTACTACAACGTGACCGTAGACATGCTGAAACCCTCTTACGAGGACCTGCTCGACACGTTTGCGCACCTCCCCACCCATCCCGAAATTTACGCCACGCTGCAGCCCTATTCCAACAACGAGAGCTGGGGAATCATGGACAGCACGATCGTCAAGTACATCAACCCGCTCATCAAGGAAACAGCGATAGAGAAGGGCGTGAACATCATCGACCTGCATTCGCTTTTCCAGACGCCCGAATGGTTCCTGGATGACAGCGTGCACCCGAACGCGACCGGCGCTCAGGAACTCGCAAAAATCGTGAACAAGTACATTACACTCGCAAAGCCTACACTCAAGCAGGAACAGGCGACACTGCAGGTGAACGGTGACAGCTTCGGAGTCCGCTGGTACAAGGATGGCAAGCTGATTGAAGGCGCCGCGGACAAGCCGCTTGCACTCACCGAAACGGGTACATACAGGGCTCTCGTAAAAGTGGAAAGCGACAACGATTCGTGGATCCTGAGCGAGGAATTCGAGGTGAAGGACCTAAGCTCCGACCCCACAGGAATCAAACCCACAAGGCAGACTTCACAGCCGAAAACGCGGAAACTCCACCACAAAGTGGACGTGAAAGGGCGAGTCGTAGACGGTAAAAAGAGTTACTAG
- a CDS encoding alpha/beta hydrolase: MKFAIIFYIAMVASVFAGAIPVPDPFLGLPFMAYSYDAGDSAKFHATLVHYPYGSVSRKADTSMGDSLAVSSPRASVLYIHGFNDYFFQAELAQKLDSAGYSFYAIDLHKYGRSLRSGETAGELRDISEYYAELDSAIAMIRLAEGDSVPLVLIGHSTGGLISCLYATDRGNGAGIAAVVLNSPFFEMNYVWPVRRLAVPALSILGSMFPSVGIPRSYNLNYDKSLYKSESGEWEYDRKLKVPGSLPIDLGWLHAIHQGHVRVQQGLKLTSPILVMHSGCSYRDDDWSEEYTYCDGVLDVEHIHEYGQNLGPHTQIVEIEGGLHDLFLSHRPARDNAYQAMFRFLDDRLATRPSSGF; this comes from the coding sequence ATGAAGTTCGCCATTATTTTCTATATCGCCATGGTTGCATCGGTGTTTGCAGGGGCGATCCCTGTTCCGGACCCTTTTTTGGGGCTCCCGTTTATGGCGTATTCGTACGATGCGGGCGATAGTGCGAAATTTCATGCGACGTTGGTGCATTATCCGTATGGCTCCGTAAGCCGTAAAGCGGATACGTCCATGGGGGATTCTCTAGCCGTTTCTTCCCCGAGGGCGTCTGTTCTGTATATACACGGGTTCAACGACTATTTCTTTCAGGCAGAGCTTGCCCAAAAGCTAGATTCTGCGGGTTATTCCTTTTATGCCATTGACTTGCACAAGTATGGGCGTTCCTTGCGCTCTGGCGAAACGGCTGGGGAACTCCGCGACATTTCGGAATACTATGCCGAGCTGGATTCCGCTATAGCCATGATCCGCCTTGCGGAAGGGGATTCCGTTCCGCTTGTGTTGATTGGCCACAGTACGGGCGGGTTGATTTCTTGCCTATATGCAACGGATCGTGGAAACGGTGCGGGCATTGCAGCGGTAGTCCTTAACAGTCCTTTTTTCGAAATGAACTATGTGTGGCCGGTGCGTCGTTTGGCGGTACCCGCGCTTTCTATTCTAGGGAGCATGTTCCCCAGTGTAGGGATTCCTCGAAGCTATAACCTGAACTATGACAAGAGCCTTTACAAGTCCGAAAGCGGGGAATGGGAATACGACCGTAAGCTCAAGGTTCCGGGAAGTCTTCCGATCGATCTCGGCTGGCTCCATGCGATTCACCAGGGGCACGTCCGCGTACAGCAGGGCTTAAAGCTTACTTCCCCGATTCTGGTGATGCACAGCGGCTGCAGTTACCGCGACGACGACTGGAGCGAGGAATACACCTATTGCGACGGAGTGCTGGATGTGGAGCATATCCACGAATACGGGCAGAACCTCGGCCCCCATACGCAGATTGTAGAAATCGAGGGTGGCCTGCACGACCTTTTCCTTTCGCATAGGCCCGCCCGCGATAACGCCTACCAGGCAATGTTTAGATTCCTGGACGATCGCCTCGCCACCCGCCCTAGTTCTGGGTTCTAG
- a CDS encoding CAP domain-containing protein, whose protein sequence is MFKWLASPTIMSCALVVLLSACSGESSGTSSESSDGVLPTASDDPFFTEGWRENCLAIINEYRATENLKPLALASEEKQTCTDKQAADDLAENSAHGHFKSCGEFAQNSGPNFGTSWLKDASAVTEYYLKMMWEDEKALVTSGKRDPDKSEDYPYIGHYLNMKNAGATKVACGMALSSDGKMGWFNVNFF, encoded by the coding sequence ATGTTTAAATGGCTTGCAAGTCCAACAATAATGTCCTGCGCACTTGTCGTTTTGCTTTCCGCTTGCTCGGGCGAATCTTCTGGAACATCCTCTGAAAGTTCCGATGGAGTTCTCCCTACGGCATCGGACGATCCCTTCTTTACCGAGGGCTGGCGCGAAAACTGCCTTGCTATCATTAACGAGTATCGTGCAACCGAGAACCTGAAGCCTCTGGCGCTTGCTTCCGAAGAAAAGCAGACCTGTACCGACAAGCAGGCTGCAGACGACCTTGCTGAAAATTCCGCCCATGGGCATTTCAAGTCGTGCGGCGAGTTTGCGCAGAATTCCGGTCCGAACTTTGGAACCTCGTGGCTAAAGGATGCGTCCGCCGTTACCGAATATTATCTCAAGATGATGTGGGAAGACGAAAAGGCGCTTGTGACGAGCGGTAAACGGGATCCGGACAAGAGTGAAGACTATCCCTATATCGGGCATTACCTGAACATGAAAAATGCGGGTGCTACCAAGGTCGCTTGCGGAATGGCCTTGTCTTCTGACGGCAAGATGGGTTGGTTCAACGTGAACTTCTTCTAG